From the genome of Saccharomyces paradoxus strain CBS432 chromosome XII sequence:
TTTCTGTCACTTTTTATATATCCGACCCCATTGACGACTTTTACTTCCTTTGATGGAACTtttaaatttgaattattAAAGAATTCATTATTAACACCTATACCATTGCCCCTGCTATTGTTACTGAAGCCAATAagttcttcatcttcatcttcatcaggTTCTATAATAAGGTCCTTTGGCTCAGGTATAAATTCAAATGTCTCAATTTCCCTTATCAATTTATGGAATGGCTTAAACCAAGACGAAGATTTCCCTAACTCTATTTGGACTTGCaccatatatataacttttccaaaggaataaaaatacaaatcCAAGTTATCGATCTTATTAAATTCCTGCCAATGACTGTTGAATGTAGGTGGAAGTCTTGCATTACTCCTTGTCACGAACGCTATTGTCTTTGCCGTatgatttttcaaacaatcAGGTTTTCTAGGAAACTTGTCAAACTGAAAGCTGTACTTGTATGAACCTGGTTTAACTTTGAACGGCTTGGAGGATCCATCAAGAGCATTCCATACATTATCTGGAGGGAAAACTCTCTGTTCAAATTTCATCAACGTATGAAAAGATTTGTTATCCTGCCCAGGCATCATCATGCCGTTTTGTTGAAACATGTACTCTTGATCAATCTTTGTTAAAGTCTCTGAGAATCCCTTTAGGATAACGGAAATTTTCCTTATGGATAGCGCTTTTGTTAACTGAAGGTTAACTACCCCTGACATTTGATCATTAGAACTATAAAACTCCCCATTGTACGGTGGGTTTAAGGATATTGAAACATTTGGGGCCATGGTTTGACAAATGATTTGGTTCTCAACTTTCTCTAATCAAAAGTAAATCGCTAATATAGAAACTCACAGAATATGCGTCGGTTAATGAAGTAGTCTGCTTTATGCTAGCTGTTTTTTGTACTCCAGTTTATCCAATTCTAAGTTTGGATGGGTGCGACCACTTTTGGTTGATGGAGTGGCGGTGTTAGAAGGGCTGTATAGTCGAAGGCGTATTTGTCTCTTACGCACCTCTTGTGAAAAGGCGTGCATCTTCCCCAGGACCCTCTCCCACCCCCAACCCGCATTGTGCCAAGAATTTTCACCATGACCTTAGTAGATATTTGCTTCTACCTGGGTCATTACACCACAGATAAGCTAAGGTTATAtcaattcaataaaatatcaCGCAATCCACCATCTTCTTGATAATAGTAAAAGAATCACCCTATCTTATAAAAATGGTGAAGATTGTACTAAGAGCGGAGGcaagattttgaaagtgCAAGGCAAGGTAGGAGGGTATACGTAAAGCTTCGAAGCAGGAAGTATTCAGTGGTTTCTCACCATGTCACTATAGGCT
Proteins encoded in this window:
- the ART10 gene encoding Art10p (similar to YLR392C) produces the protein MAPNVSISLNPPYNGEFYSSNDQMSGVVNLQLTKALSIRKISVILKGFSETLTKIDQEYMFQQNGMMMPGQDNKSFHTLMKFEQRVFPPDNVWNALDGSSKPFKVKPGSYKYSFQFDKFPRKPDCLKNHTAKTIAFVTRSNARLPPTFNSHWQEFNKIDNLDLYFYSFGKVIYMVQVQIELGKSSSWFKPFHKLIREIETFEFIPEPKDLIIEPDEDEDEELIGFSNNSRGNGIGVNNEFFNNSNLKVPSKEVKVVNGVGYIKSDRNFSQASSILIEDGDIRTRPASSAILTSQSSRLANGMKVFPSTYKIGLPDGESNMRIEVRSRDLKQIYRKDYLFRSGSQNFDKVYVVMEGNITSLSKMQIAPLKLQLNLLETTTYLSQGIANGNYSSLKLIEIDLNQVKSSKPLLDLNDIRENSNGSMFECELRLRDHPILRKLVFNEEDYRHRGNRLYSFKTCTIKRIFSLQLLIEWGINGIRKQSEVNVNPVQIFCQVREHIEAEALPRYVPPPTYTEMAT